The proteins below come from a single Denticeps clupeoides chromosome 15, fDenClu1.1, whole genome shotgun sequence genomic window:
- the foxm1 gene encoding forkhead box protein M1 isoform X2 yields MRRSPRRPLILKRRKLPFHSHEPAAAPSAARCVRIMDHPTMPGTQVVLIPKSADLQSVIGALSAKGKERGPQGPNRFILLSGAGSADAAADRKPLAEIKTLKSELERRPLNDSLTNIQWLEDMKSDCLGSSDKENHGAGRPAAQPPGDCDNAKPPAKDPHPGRPPYSYMAMIQFAINSNKRRKMTLKEIYTWIEGNFPYFRHVAKPGWKNSIRHNLSLHDMFTRETTQDGKVSYWTIRPEVNRCLTLDQVYKQRRRAAAEPQRTCAAGSERTTKRPLLPRTDPYLVPLATPLFLPSSAPQQPGVGKKVRIAPKVAQAPPPTADVKAEPDCVPISVTPAVPPPCGRTSGSRRKQRLALPSTKEPVLFFPNSTFSDSDAASDVSGTEPVKHKPDSPGKDYSFKTPVKGGHLASSTPSKPGSWGGTPLTKGGRDVPDFSPIHTPSGPSVTPSREYASYSFTSTPFKELPLFGSPRDLLVGCGTPARRSLTEGLVLDTTNDSLSKILVDVSFSGMDYEDLGTGNLSQFIPDLL; encoded by the exons ATGAGACGGAGCCCCCGGAGACCCCTGATCCTCAAGAGGCGGAAGCTGCCTTTCCACAGCCATGAGCCGGCCGCCGCGCCCTCCGCCGCCCGCTGCGTCCGCATCATGGATCACCCCACCATGCCGGGCACGCAGGTGGTGCTCATCCCCAAGTCCGCGGACCTGCAGAGCGTCATTGGCGCCCTCAGCGCCAAGGGCAAGGAGCGCGGCCCCCAGGGGCCAAACCGGTTCATTCTGCTGAGCGGCGCCGGGTCGGCCGACGCAGCGGCGGACAGGAAGCCTCTGGCCGAAATTAAGACGC TGAAGTCGGAACTGGAACGTCGTCCGCTGAACGACAGCCTGACTAACATTCAGTGGCTTGAAGACATGAAGAGCGACTGCCTTGGGTCTTCAGACAAGGAGAACCATGGAGCTGGTCGTCCAGCTGCACAg CCACCCGGAGATTGTGACAACGCAAAACCTCCCGCCAAGGACCCCCACCCCGGTCGGCCGCCGTACTCGTACATGGCAATGATTCAGTTCGCCATTAACAGTAACAAACGCAGGAAAATGACACTGAAGGAGATCTACACCTGGATCGAGGGGAACTTCCCGTACTTCAGACACGTGGCCAAGCCCGGCTGGAAG AACTCCATCCGGCACAACCTCTCCCTGCACGACATGTTCACCCGGGAGACCACGCAGGACGGCAAGGTCTCCTACTGGACCATCCGGCCCGAGGTGAACCGCTGTCTGACGCTGGACCAGGTCTACAAG CAGCGGAGACGGGCCGCCGCGGAGCCCCAGAGGACGTGCGCGGCTGGATCTG AGAGGACGACGAAGCGGCCGCTGCTGCCGCGGACGGACCCGTACCTGGTGCCCCTGGCGACCCCGCTCTTCCTCCCTTCCTCGGCCCCCCAGCAGCCCGGTGTGGGGAAGAAAGTCCGCATCGCCCCCAAG GTCgcacaggcccctccccccaccGCAGACGTGAAGGCGGAGCCTGACTGCGTCCCCATCTCCGTGACGCCAGCGGTCCCTCCACCCTGCGGCAGGACGAGCGGCTCACGCCGCAAGCAGCGACTGGCGCTACCGTCCACCAAGGAGCCCGTCCTCTTCTTCCCCAACAGCACTTTCTCTGACTCGGACGCGGCCTCCGACGTCTCCGGCACCGAGCCCGTCAAGCACAAGCCGGACAGCCCCGGCAAGGACTACAGCTTCAAGACCCCCGTCAAAGGCGGCCATCTCGCTTCGTCCACTCCCAGCAAGCCCGGGTCCTGGGGCGGGACGCCCCTGACGAAGGGCGGCCGCGACGTCCCGGACTTCAGCCCCATCCACACCCCCAGCGGGCCGAGCGTCACGCCGAGCCGCGAGTACGCCTCCTACAGCTTCACCAGCACCCCCTTCAAAGAGCTCCCGCTCTTTGGCTCCCCCCGGGACCTCCTGGTGGGGTGCGGCACGCCGGCCAGACGCTCCCTGACCGAGGGCCTGGTGCTGGACACCACGAACGACAGCCTGAGCAAAATCCTGGTGGACGTCAGCTTCTCCGGCATGGACTACGAAGACCTGGGAACGGGAAACCTGTCCCAGTTCATCCCGGACCTACTTTAA
- the foxm1 gene encoding forkhead box protein M1 isoform X1 codes for MRRSPRRPLILKRRKLPFHSHEPAAAPSAARCVRIMDHPTMPGTQVVLIPKSADLQSVIGALSAKGKERGPQGPNRFILLSGAGSADAAADRKPLAEIKTLKSELERRPLNDSLTNIQWLEDMKSDCLGSSDKENHGAGRPAAQPPGDCDNAKPPAKDPHPGRPPYSYMAMIQFAINSNKRRKMTLKEIYTWIEGNFPYFRHVAKPGWKNSIRHNLSLHDMFTRETTQDGKVSYWTIRPEVNRCLTLDQVYKPVADDAAASASSPAPLVCDRQQRRRAAAEPQRTCAAGSERTTKRPLLPRTDPYLVPLATPLFLPSSAPQQPGVGKKVRIAPKVAQAPPPTADVKAEPDCVPISVTPAVPPPCGRTSGSRRKQRLALPSTKEPVLFFPNSTFSDSDAASDVSGTEPVKHKPDSPGKDYSFKTPVKGGHLASSTPSKPGSWGGTPLTKGGRDVPDFSPIHTPSGPSVTPSREYASYSFTSTPFKELPLFGSPRDLLVGCGTPARRSLTEGLVLDTTNDSLSKILVDVSFSGMDYEDLGTGNLSQFIPDLL; via the exons ATGAGACGGAGCCCCCGGAGACCCCTGATCCTCAAGAGGCGGAAGCTGCCTTTCCACAGCCATGAGCCGGCCGCCGCGCCCTCCGCCGCCCGCTGCGTCCGCATCATGGATCACCCCACCATGCCGGGCACGCAGGTGGTGCTCATCCCCAAGTCCGCGGACCTGCAGAGCGTCATTGGCGCCCTCAGCGCCAAGGGCAAGGAGCGCGGCCCCCAGGGGCCAAACCGGTTCATTCTGCTGAGCGGCGCCGGGTCGGCCGACGCAGCGGCGGACAGGAAGCCTCTGGCCGAAATTAAGACGC TGAAGTCGGAACTGGAACGTCGTCCGCTGAACGACAGCCTGACTAACATTCAGTGGCTTGAAGACATGAAGAGCGACTGCCTTGGGTCTTCAGACAAGGAGAACCATGGAGCTGGTCGTCCAGCTGCACAg CCACCCGGAGATTGTGACAACGCAAAACCTCCCGCCAAGGACCCCCACCCCGGTCGGCCGCCGTACTCGTACATGGCAATGATTCAGTTCGCCATTAACAGTAACAAACGCAGGAAAATGACACTGAAGGAGATCTACACCTGGATCGAGGGGAACTTCCCGTACTTCAGACACGTGGCCAAGCCCGGCTGGAAG AACTCCATCCGGCACAACCTCTCCCTGCACGACATGTTCACCCGGGAGACCACGCAGGACGGCAAGGTCTCCTACTGGACCATCCGGCCCGAGGTGAACCGCTGTCTGACGCTGGACCAGGTCTACAAG CCTGTGGCGGACGATGCCGCCGCCTCCGCCTCCTCTCCCGCGCCGCTGGTCTGTGACCGACAA CAGCGGAGACGGGCCGCCGCGGAGCCCCAGAGGACGTGCGCGGCTGGATCTG AGAGGACGACGAAGCGGCCGCTGCTGCCGCGGACGGACCCGTACCTGGTGCCCCTGGCGACCCCGCTCTTCCTCCCTTCCTCGGCCCCCCAGCAGCCCGGTGTGGGGAAGAAAGTCCGCATCGCCCCCAAG GTCgcacaggcccctccccccaccGCAGACGTGAAGGCGGAGCCTGACTGCGTCCCCATCTCCGTGACGCCAGCGGTCCCTCCACCCTGCGGCAGGACGAGCGGCTCACGCCGCAAGCAGCGACTGGCGCTACCGTCCACCAAGGAGCCCGTCCTCTTCTTCCCCAACAGCACTTTCTCTGACTCGGACGCGGCCTCCGACGTCTCCGGCACCGAGCCCGTCAAGCACAAGCCGGACAGCCCCGGCAAGGACTACAGCTTCAAGACCCCCGTCAAAGGCGGCCATCTCGCTTCGTCCACTCCCAGCAAGCCCGGGTCCTGGGGCGGGACGCCCCTGACGAAGGGCGGCCGCGACGTCCCGGACTTCAGCCCCATCCACACCCCCAGCGGGCCGAGCGTCACGCCGAGCCGCGAGTACGCCTCCTACAGCTTCACCAGCACCCCCTTCAAAGAGCTCCCGCTCTTTGGCTCCCCCCGGGACCTCCTGGTGGGGTGCGGCACGCCGGCCAGACGCTCCCTGACCGAGGGCCTGGTGCTGGACACCACGAACGACAGCCTGAGCAAAATCCTGGTGGACGTCAGCTTCTCCGGCATGGACTACGAAGACCTGGGAACGGGAAACCTGTCCCAGTTCATCCCGGACCTACTTTAA
- the foxm1 gene encoding forkhead box protein M1 isoform X3, whose product MRRSPRRPLILKRRKLPFHSHEPAAAPSAARCVRIMDHPTMPGTQVVLIPKSADLQSVIGALSAKGKERGPQGPNRFILLSGAGSADAAADRKPLAEIKTLKSELERRPLNDSLTNIQWLEDMKSDCLGSSDKENHGAGRPAAQPPGDCDNAKPPAKDPHPGRPPYSYMAMIQFAINSNKRRKMTLKEIYTWIEGNFPYFRHVAKPGWKNSIRHNLSLHDMFTRETTQDGKVSYWTIRPEVNRCLTLDQVYKVAQAPPPTADVKAEPDCVPISVTPAVPPPCGRTSGSRRKQRLALPSTKEPVLFFPNSTFSDSDAASDVSGTEPVKHKPDSPGKDYSFKTPVKGGHLASSTPSKPGSWGGTPLTKGGRDVPDFSPIHTPSGPSVTPSREYASYSFTSTPFKELPLFGSPRDLLVGCGTPARRSLTEGLVLDTTNDSLSKILVDVSFSGMDYEDLGTGNLSQFIPDLL is encoded by the exons ATGAGACGGAGCCCCCGGAGACCCCTGATCCTCAAGAGGCGGAAGCTGCCTTTCCACAGCCATGAGCCGGCCGCCGCGCCCTCCGCCGCCCGCTGCGTCCGCATCATGGATCACCCCACCATGCCGGGCACGCAGGTGGTGCTCATCCCCAAGTCCGCGGACCTGCAGAGCGTCATTGGCGCCCTCAGCGCCAAGGGCAAGGAGCGCGGCCCCCAGGGGCCAAACCGGTTCATTCTGCTGAGCGGCGCCGGGTCGGCCGACGCAGCGGCGGACAGGAAGCCTCTGGCCGAAATTAAGACGC TGAAGTCGGAACTGGAACGTCGTCCGCTGAACGACAGCCTGACTAACATTCAGTGGCTTGAAGACATGAAGAGCGACTGCCTTGGGTCTTCAGACAAGGAGAACCATGGAGCTGGTCGTCCAGCTGCACAg CCACCCGGAGATTGTGACAACGCAAAACCTCCCGCCAAGGACCCCCACCCCGGTCGGCCGCCGTACTCGTACATGGCAATGATTCAGTTCGCCATTAACAGTAACAAACGCAGGAAAATGACACTGAAGGAGATCTACACCTGGATCGAGGGGAACTTCCCGTACTTCAGACACGTGGCCAAGCCCGGCTGGAAG AACTCCATCCGGCACAACCTCTCCCTGCACGACATGTTCACCCGGGAGACCACGCAGGACGGCAAGGTCTCCTACTGGACCATCCGGCCCGAGGTGAACCGCTGTCTGACGCTGGACCAGGTCTACAAG GTCgcacaggcccctccccccaccGCAGACGTGAAGGCGGAGCCTGACTGCGTCCCCATCTCCGTGACGCCAGCGGTCCCTCCACCCTGCGGCAGGACGAGCGGCTCACGCCGCAAGCAGCGACTGGCGCTACCGTCCACCAAGGAGCCCGTCCTCTTCTTCCCCAACAGCACTTTCTCTGACTCGGACGCGGCCTCCGACGTCTCCGGCACCGAGCCCGTCAAGCACAAGCCGGACAGCCCCGGCAAGGACTACAGCTTCAAGACCCCCGTCAAAGGCGGCCATCTCGCTTCGTCCACTCCCAGCAAGCCCGGGTCCTGGGGCGGGACGCCCCTGACGAAGGGCGGCCGCGACGTCCCGGACTTCAGCCCCATCCACACCCCCAGCGGGCCGAGCGTCACGCCGAGCCGCGAGTACGCCTCCTACAGCTTCACCAGCACCCCCTTCAAAGAGCTCCCGCTCTTTGGCTCCCCCCGGGACCTCCTGGTGGGGTGCGGCACGCCGGCCAGACGCTCCCTGACCGAGGGCCTGGTGCTGGACACCACGAACGACAGCCTGAGCAAAATCCTGGTGGACGTCAGCTTCTCCGGCATGGACTACGAAGACCTGGGAACGGGAAACCTGTCCCAGTTCATCCCGGACCTACTTTAA